One genomic window of Arachis stenosperma cultivar V10309 chromosome 10, arast.V10309.gnm1.PFL2, whole genome shotgun sequence includes the following:
- the LOC130956885 gene encoding uncharacterized protein LOC130956885: MTYNLPPWMCMKQEYFMLSLLIPGPKSPGNDIDVYLQPLIEELKELWELGVETYDAARNKTFQMHAALLWTISDFSAYVMLSGWNTKGKLACPSCNYGTCSSYLTHSRKMCYMGHRVFLPEEHPWRTNKRSFNGKEEHRKAPPLLEGMEVLSHLDSMENSFGKTKKKVNEGPWRKRSIFFYLFYWKYNTSRHNLDVMHIEKNIVDSILRTLLDISGKTKDHLNARYDLQEIGIRKNLHPKEIRGHRKVKFAKACFSMIKVEKSIFCDVLKKAKLPDGVASNISRCVNLAERKVFGYKTHDAHFMLHYLLQIPIKSFTYENPNFGFREHEADQQGTSWVKAMNHSITFSSWFKARAMRQNVPNCIKKLSRGPNKIAKRYSGYFINGYRFHTRQREARRKTQNSGVTLVALTTSFASAKDPNPIRAKVSYYGRINNIIELDYFGNFKVVLFICDWYETQEDGYGSSYVQFNRKCYQEKPFVLACQVHQCFYVQDPFDQNKHYVMKSIPRDLFNIGDEADVDPQAIYEKEPSDQSMGPSIPNDNGEIDLIRGDLHEVVIDASKGGLL; this comes from the exons ATGACTTATAACTTGCCACCATGGATGTGCATGAAACAAGAATACTTCATGCTTTCTCTATTGATCCCGGGACCAAAATCGCCAGGAAATGATATTGACGTGTACCTGCAACCATTGATTGAAGAATTGAAGGAGTTATGGGAACTTGGGGTAGAAACATACGATGCCGCAAGAAATAAAACTTTTCAAATGCATGCAGCTCTCTTATGGACAATTAGTGATTTTTCTGCATATGTAATGTTATCTGGGTGGAATACAAAGGGGAAACTAGCTTGCCCTTCTTGTAACTATGGGACTTGTTCTAGTTATCTTACACATAGTCGGAAGATGTGTTATATGGGTCATCGTGTTTTTTTGCCCGAGGAACATCCATGGAGAACTAATAAGAGGTCATTTAATGGAAAAGAAGAACATCGGAAAGCTCCACCGTTGCTAGAGGGCATGGAAGTTTTAAGTCACTTAGATTCTATGGAGAATTCCTTtgggaagacaaaaaaaaaggtGAATGAAGGCCCGTGGAGGAAAAGGtcaatctttttttatttattttactggAAGTATAACACATCAAGACACAATCTTGATGTAATGCATATAGAAAAGAATATAGTTGATAGTATTCTTAGAACTCTCTTGGATATATCTGGCAAGACAAAAGACCACCTAAATGCTCGATATGACTTGCAAGAAATAGGCATTCGTAAGAATCTTCATCCAAAAGAAATAAGAGGTCATAGAAAAGTGAAGTTTGCAAAAGCATGTTTCTCCATGATTAAAGTTGAGAAATCAATTTTTTGTGATGTCTTGAAGAAAGCAAAGCTACCTGATGGTGTTGCCTCAAATATTTCTCGATGTGTGAACCTTGCAGAAAGAAAAGTATTTGGTTACAAGACTCATGATGCCCATTTTATGCTGCATTATTTACTGCAAATTCCCATCAAAA GTTTTACTTACGAAAATCCTAATTTTGGATTTAGAGAGCATGAGGCTGATCAACAAGGAACAAGTTGGGTGAAAGCTATGAACCATAGTATAACCTTTTCCTCATGGTTTAAAGCACGTGCCATGCGTCAGAATGTTCCAAATTGTATTAAGAAGCTTTCTAGAGGACCCAACAAGATTGCAAAAAGATATTCGGGGTATTTTATCAATGGGTATAGATTTCATACTAGGCAACGTGAGGCAAGACGCAAAACGCAAAATAGTGGTGTAACTTTAGTTGCGTTGACTACAAGCTTTGCAAGTGCAAAGGATCCAAATCCAATTCGTGCAAAAGTTTCCTACTATGgcagaataaataatataattgagTTAGACTACTTTGGCAATTTTAAGGTTGTATTGTTTATATGTGACTGGTATGAGACTCAAGAGGATGGCTATGGCTCTTCATATGTTCAATTCAACAGAAAATGCTATCAAGAAAAGCCTTTTGTGTTGGCATGTCAAGTACACCAATGCTTCTATGTGCAAGATCCATTCGATCAAAATAAACATTATGTTATGAAGTCAATTCCAAGGGATTTATTTAACATAGGTGACGAAGCTGATGTTGATCCCCAAGCTATTTATGAAAAAGAGCCATCTGACCAGTCAATGGGTCCTTCTATACCCAATGATAATGGtgaaattgatttgattaggGGTGACTTGCATGAAGTTGTTATAGATGCTTCAAAAGGAGGTCTTCTTTAA